The following are encoded together in the Balaenoptera acutorostrata chromosome 9, mBalAcu1.1, whole genome shotgun sequence genome:
- the LOC114238093 gene encoding 40S ribosomal protein S29-like → MGHQQLYWSHLGKSGQGSRSNWHGVIRKYGLNIHRQCFCRYAKDIGFIGLD, encoded by the coding sequence ATGGGTCACCAGCAGCTCTACTGGAGCCATCTGGGAAAATCCGGCCAGGGTTCTCGCTCAAACTGGCACGGTGTGATCCGGAAATACGGCCTCAATATACACCGCCAGTGTTTCTGCCGGTACGCGAAGGACATCGGCTTCATTGGGTTGGACTAG